The genomic interval ACCGGCCCGGTGAGGTGCGCGGTGCGGTCCAGCCAGGGGTTCAGGGCGAGGGCCGCGCCGTGCCGGTCGAGCAGGGCGTCCAGCGTGAGGCCCGGCGCGTGGGGCGGCGAGGTGGTCGCGGTCGCCTCGCCGCGCAGCAGGGCGCGTTGCGGGACCGTGCCGGGCGCGTGGCACACCTCGGCCTGCACGGCCGTGCCGGGGGTCAGGGCGGGCGGGAAGGGGCGTCCGGCGGCCGAGAAGTCCAGCAGCAGGGCGGTGTGGTCGCCGCTGGCCAGCCAGGTGCGCCGGGTGCTCAGGGTGTCCTCCTCGGTGACGCTCTGGCCCATCACCTGCCAGTGGGCGCGGAGGCCGCCGCCATCCAGAACGGTGGCCGAGTCGAGCGGGAAGCCCAGCGCGGCGCGCAGGTCGGCCTGTTCGGTGTCGCTCAGGGTGTCGCGGTGGGTCCAGGCTTCGGTCAGCAGGTGCAGGCGGGCCAGGTGCGCGAGGAGTGCGGCGGGGTCGTGCAGGTGGTCCGGGATCTGCCGGACGAGTCGCGCGGCGCCGGGTGCCTGGGCGTCCACGAGGCGGGCGGCCTGGGTGTCCCAGTCGCTGTAGGGGCGGGTGGGGGCGTGCGCGAGGCCGTCGCGGATCAGGTCTTTCAGGAAGGTCTGCAGGGCGTCCAGGCCCAGGCTGACTTTCTTCTCGCGGGCGGCGCGGCGTCTGGCCTGCGCGGCCGGGTCGGGCGCGGCGCGGCCCTCGCCCGCGGGTGCGGCGGGTGGGGGGGTGCCTGCGCGGGCGGCGCGGCCGTCCAGCCAGGTCTGGAGGCTCTCGGGGGGCGGGGCCGCGCCGAAGTCGCTGGTGTGGGTGGCGTGCAGCAGCAGCAGCGCGAGGGCGTGCTTGCAGGGGAATTTGCGGCTGGGGCACGAGCATTTGAAGGCGGGGCCGCTCAGGTCCACGCCGGTCAGGTAGGGGTTCTTGCCGCTGCCCTGGCACTGGCCCCACAGACTGCCGGTGGGGGCGTTCAGGTTCTGCCAGTTGCTGGGCGTGGCGAGCTTGCGGCCGGCCTGGGCGCTGGCGGCGTCGGGGGCGAGGGCCAGGACGGTGTCGGGGGTCAGTGGGGTGGGCGTGGGGGTCATCGGGCTTCCTTGCACGTCCGGCGCACGCGCACCAGAAGTCTGAGATTCGATTACGCTACTGGCGTAATGTAACGCATTCACCGTTCCGGGACAAGTCCCGCAGCGGCACAGGAAAGGGCCGGAAGCGACGGCAATCCTGCACGTCACCTCCGGCCCGCTGTCACGGCCCTTACTTCAGGCCAGCCACGATCCGCTCGTACACCTCGTCCATGCCGCCCACGCCATCCACGCGGTACAGGTGCCCACGCGCGGAGTAGTAATCGATCAGCGGCTGCGTCTGCTCGCGGTACACCTGCTGACGGTGGCGCGCCACTTCCTCGGTGTCGTCGCTGCGCACCGCCTCGCCCCGCTCGGCCGCCTGACGGCCACGCTCCACGATGCGGCCCACCAGCACCTCGTCCGGCACTTCCAGCAGCGGCACGGCGTTCACGGGCGCACCCAGTTCCTCCAGCAGCACGTCCAGACCCTGCGCCTGCGCGGTCGTGCGGGGGAACCCGTCGAAGATCACGCGCACACTCTCCATCCCGGCCAGCCGGTCACGGATCAGGGCAATCAGGATCTCGTCCGGCACCAGCTTCCCGGCGTCC from Deinococcus depolymerans carries:
- a CDS encoding SWIM zinc finger family protein — encoded protein: MTPTPTPLTPDTVLALAPDAASAQAGRKLATPSNWQNLNAPTGSLWGQCQGSGKNPYLTGVDLSGPAFKCSCPSRKFPCKHALALLLLHATHTSDFGAAPPPESLQTWLDGRAARAGTPPPAAPAGEGRAAPDPAAQARRRAAREKKVSLGLDALQTFLKDLIRDGLAHAPTRPYSDWDTQAARLVDAQAPGAARLVRQIPDHLHDPAALLAHLARLHLLTEAWTHRDTLSDTEQADLRAALGFPLDSATVLDGGGLRAHWQVMGQSVTEEDTLSTRRTWLASGDHTALLLDFSAAGRPFPPALTPGTAVQAEVCHAPGTVPQRALLRGEATATTSPPHAPGLTLDALLDRHGAALALNPWLDRTAHLTGPVHLLPGDPWHAQDSTGRLPLTGSDRTLHTLLALSGGQPVTVYAEWNGAALTPLSVLHGGTLHPFRPTVDA
- a CDS encoding adenylate kinase, whose protein sequence is MTGQKNNVVIFLGPPGAGKGTQAERLAQDRGLVKISTGDILRDHVKRGTELGEQVKPILDAGKLVPDEILIALIRDRLAGMESVRVIFDGFPRTTAQAQGLDVLLEELGAPVNAVPLLEVPDEVLVGRIVERGRQAAERGEAVRSDDTEEVARHRQQVYREQTQPLIDYYSARGHLYRVDGVGGMDEVYERIVAGLK